One region of Juglans regia cultivar Chandler chromosome 4, Walnut 2.0, whole genome shotgun sequence genomic DNA includes:
- the LOC109020790 gene encoding uncharacterized protein LOC109020790, with amino-acid sequence METLSRTILGLVEGGFLYGFSVGNGDYGSIDISHLLFANNTLIFYGGNLGHIQSLRALLCFEVVSDLRVNLSKSELVPVEVVPDEVNLLGCKVSSLPNKYLGSPLGNSFKFERIWNVVVENVGQILASWKRLYLSKRGRLTLIKYTLSNLPTYFLSLFPLPIKVANHIKKLQ; translated from the coding sequence ATGGAAACTCTCAGTAGGACGATTTTGGGCCTTGTGGAAGGTGGCTTTCTATATGGCTTCTCGGTGGGGAATGGTGATTATGGCTCtattgatatttctcatttGCTTTTTGCTAACAATACTCTCATCTTCTATGGAGGAAATCTTGGGCATATACAATCTTTGAGGGctctcctttgttttgaagttgtctcGGATTTGAGAGTTAATCTCTCAAAGTCTGAATTGGTGCCAGTGGAGGTTGTCCCCGATGAGGTGAATCTCTTGGGATGCAAGGTATCTTCTTTACCCAATAAGTATCTTGGCTCACCGTTGGGtaattccttcaaatttgagaGGATTTGGAATGTTGTAGTTGAAAATGTGGGGCAAATATTAGCTTCTTGGAAGAGGTTGTACTTGTCTAAAAGGGGTAGGCTCACTTTGATTAAATATACTCTTTCTAATCTACCCACTTATTTTTTGTCCTTGTTCCCGCTCCCCATAAAGGTTGCCAACCATATTAAGAAGCTACAATAA
- the LOC109020789 gene encoding E3 ubiquitin-protein ligase UPL5-like codes for MRKDEPNAVHSSSDAQPRSITAAQFNPRVPDDRSTSYSCSTRAESTRSESRLQFFIKMIPEGKTMVFQFCSRDTVRSVHDRIQLVTGIPVHEQRLIYRGKQLQWERTLAECSIQNDAGLELVGRMRSTGHPHAWQVVDDIVSVVCRLCRGETIPSAAKHIKPRMLEFLTETPKDEERVPGHLQIFLSCSAPAALVMLYMSPIKGNKDCADSSIRHFLNSSRNSLPKPYHNYCAPIVLEFCKLLRRAALEDPLYLSCRSTLGSLLESTGSLENSKKVIVMQEIFPFVSELGNRLSKDLVSSMESPTSVGPLLGDVRDLAAFLLLLRTEITEQVGFQGPIPVTLDGKGYKHPLYGEEIEFLHLLFIDLLKRMGECLHKMEECLAVKHKGEGETNYSGWSQYLAILKELNSVSKLYLGAEEDFWMVLKLRKSSLCTLIKYAKRTDDHQWLLEQKDVTDFESRRHLAMMMFPEVKEDYEELHEMLIDRSQLLAESFEYIAKAEPEALHAGLFMEFKNEEATGPGVVREWFFLVCQAIFNPENALFVPCPNDRRRFFPNPTSKVDPLHLEYFNFSGRVIALALMHKVQVGIVFDRVFFLQLAGRDISLEDIRDADPCLYSSCKQILEMDSDFIDSDALGLTFVREVEELGTRKVVELYPGGKSIVVNSKNREEYVKLLIDHQFVTSISEQVSHFAQGFGHILCNSWLQKFFFQSLELEDLDSMLYGSETTICVNDWKAHTE; via the exons ATGAGGAAAGACGAACCCAACGCCGTCCACTCTTCATCGGACGCCCAACCCCGCTCCATCACCGCCGCGCAGTTCAATCCTAGGGTTCCCGATGACCGATCGACCTCATATTCTTGTTCGACTCGAGCCGAGTCGACTCGTTCCGAGTCCCGGCTGCAGTTCTTCATAAAGATGATCCCTGAGGGAAAAACCATGGTATTCCAATTTTGCTCTCGCGACACCGTGAGATCGGTTCACGACCGAATCCAACTGGTGACCGGAATTCCGGTTCACGAGCAAAGACTGATATATCGGGGGAAGCAGCTCCAGTGGGAGCGCACGCTCGCCGAGTGCTCCATCCAAAACGACGCCGGACTTGAATTGGTGGGCCGTATGCGTAGCACCGGACACCCTCACGCGTGGCAAGTGGTTGACGACATCGTTTCGGTGGTGTGCAGGCTTTGCCGAGGCGAGACGATCCCTTCCGCGGCGAAACATATTAAACCGAGGATGTTGGAGTTCTTGACGGAAACTCCAAAGGACGAAGAGCGCGTCCCCGGGCATCTGCAGATATTTTTGTCGTGTTCGGCCCCGGCCGCATTGGTTATGCTATATATGTCGCCGATCAAAGGTAACAAAGATTGTGCGGATAGTTCAATAAGGCATTTCTTGAATTCAAGTCGTAACTCGTTACCCAAGCCCTATCATAATTATTGTGCACCTATAGTTCTCGAGTTTTGTAAGTTGCTTAGAAGAGCTGCGCTTGAGGACCCTTTGTATCTCTCGTGTCGGAGTACACTTGGGTCATTGCTGGAATCGACTGGGTCGTTGGAGAACTCTAAGAAAGTAATTGTGATGCAAGAGATTTTCCCATTTGTTAGCGAGTTGGGGAATAGGCTGTCCAAGGATTTAGTTTCGAGTATGGAATCGCCGACAAGTGTGGGGCCGCTTCTGGGTGATGTTCGGGATCTAGCCGCGTTCTTGCTCCTCCTGCGGACTGAGATCACCGAACAAGTCGGTTTTCAGGGTCCCATTCCTGTGACTTTGGATGGGAAAGGATACAAGCATCCATTGTATGGGGAAGAGATTGAGtttcttcatcttttatttattgatttgttGAAGAGAATGGGAGAGTGCCTCCACAAAATGGAGGAGTGCTTGGCTGTTAAACACAAGGGGGAAGGTGAAACTAATTATTCTGGTTGGTCTCAGTATCTTGCCATATTGAAGGAGCTGAATAGCGTTTCCAAACTTTATCTGGGTGCTGAAGAAGATTTTTGGATGGTTTTGAAACTTAGAAAGTCTTCACTGTGCACGCTTATTAAATATGCTAAGCGTACCGATGATCATCAGTGGCTTCTTGAGCAAAAGGATGTGACTGATTTTGAATCTAGGAGGCATTTGGCGATGATGATGTTTCCAGAGGTAAAAGAAGATTATGAGGAACTGCATGAGATGCTTATTGACAGGTCTCAGTTGCTGGCAGAATCATTCGAGTATATAGCAAAGGCAGAACCTGAGGCTCTACATGCTGGTCTCTTTATGGAATTCAAAAATGAGGAAGCCACGGGTCCGGGTGTAGTGCGGGAGTGGTTTTTTTTAGTATGCCAAGCTATATTCAACCCAGAAAACGCTCTTTTTGTGCCATGCCCAAATGATCGCAGAAGGTTCTTTCCTAATCCAA CATCTAAGGTGGATCCCTTGCACCTTGAATATTTCAACTTCTCTGGCCGGGTAATTGCTTTAGCTTTGATGCATAAAGTGCAAGTAGGCATTGTCTTTGATCGTGTATTTTTCTTACAATTGGCTGGAAGGGACATTTCTCTGGAAGACATAAGGGATGCAGATCCATGCTTGTATAGTAGCTGCAAGCAGATTCTGGAGATGGATTCtgattttattgattcagaTGCTTTAGGACTAACGTTTGTTAGAGAAGTTGAGGAGTTAGGAACCAGGAAAGTCGTCGAACTTTACCCTGGTGGGAAAAGCATTGTTGTGAATAGCAAGAACAGGGAGGAATATGTTAAACTTCTCATAGACCATCAGTTTGTGACATCTATCTCAGAACAGGTATCACATTTTGCTCAAGGTTTTGGTCATATTCTTTGTAACTCCTGGCTCCAGAAGTTCTTTTTCCAAAGTTTAGAGCTTGAAGATCTCGATTCGATGCTTTATGGAAGTGAAACTACCATCTGCGTGAATGATTGGAAGGCACATACTGAGTAG